A region of Subdoligranulum variabile DNA encodes the following proteins:
- a CDS encoding tyrosine-type recombinase/integrase, with protein MAYIQQRGERKYKITVCNGYTTTGKKRMQARTIDVPKEIPKRSIRQYVYAEAERLEKRFRTGIDESENTKFEAYAEHWLDRAAKRYKASTLAGYRKMLELAYPFIGGLPLCKIRPMVLEGFAEELRKRPGRGGKPLSENTVHKYLDAVSAVLQDAAKNDILLYNPAHRVEKPQQRIPQQWEMRKLLQCLLQEPLLYRVFYLMALSTGLRRGELCALRWCDLHGGNQVKIQHSRSTVVGQGVLESDTKNHRTRIVVMPQIVFDDLGELFTEQALENNGADWNGLIFQRKGKPIHPDSFSRHLRHLYDQNGFPEEYHLHTMRHFFATYLLEHGTSKQVAADLLGHADTAFLERTYCHPQDICKEEAAGLFDSLLAPAEEEYYDTLQD; from the coding sequence ATGGCCTATATTCAACAACGCGGAGAAAGAAAGTATAAAATTACAGTTTGTAATGGCTACACCACAACGGGGAAAAAACGGATGCAGGCGCGCACCATTGATGTCCCCAAGGAGATTCCAAAACGCAGTATCAGGCAGTATGTCTATGCGGAGGCTGAGCGCCTGGAAAAACGATTCCGCACCGGCATCGACGAAAGTGAAAACACCAAGTTCGAGGCCTACGCGGAGCATTGGCTGGACAGGGCAGCCAAGCGATACAAAGCCAGTACGCTGGCCGGTTACCGAAAAATGCTGGAGCTGGCATACCCCTTCATTGGCGGTTTGCCGCTCTGCAAGATCCGGCCCATGGTCCTGGAGGGATTTGCAGAAGAACTGCGCAAGCGGCCGGGGCGGGGCGGCAAGCCTCTGAGCGAAAACACCGTACATAAATATCTGGATGCCGTTTCCGCCGTGCTGCAGGACGCAGCGAAAAATGACATCCTGCTCTATAATCCTGCCCATCGGGTGGAAAAGCCCCAGCAGCGCATTCCCCAGCAGTGGGAGATGCGAAAGCTCCTGCAGTGCCTTCTGCAGGAGCCGCTGCTCTATCGTGTATTCTATCTGATGGCCCTCTCCACCGGTCTGCGCCGCGGTGAGCTGTGTGCCCTTCGGTGGTGTGATCTGCACGGCGGGAATCAGGTGAAGATCCAACATTCCCGCAGCACGGTGGTAGGGCAGGGCGTGCTGGAAAGTGACACCAAGAACCACCGCACCCGCATCGTGGTCATGCCGCAGATCGTCTTCGACGATCTGGGAGAGCTGTTCACTGAGCAGGCCCTGGAAAACAACGGGGCTGACTGGAACGGGTTGATTTTCCAGCGTAAGGGGAAGCCGATTCATCCTGACAGCTTCAGCCGTCACCTGCGGCATCTGTATGACCAGAACGGTTTTCCCGAGGAATACCACCTGCACACCATGCGGCATTTCTTTGCCACCTATCTGCTGGAACACGGAACCAGCAAGCAGGTAGCAGCCGACCTGCTGGGACACGCAGATACCGCCTTTCTGGAACGAACCTACTGCCATCCGCAGGATATCTGCAAAGAGGAGGCTGCCGGGTTGTTTGATTCTCTGCTGGCACCGGCAGAGGAAGAATACTACGACACTTTGCAAGACTAA
- a CDS encoding pyridoxamine kinase has product MPEQTDKSTKRVLLINDLAGYGKVALSAMIPVFSHLRYDTCNLPTALVSNTLDYGHFRILDTTDYMQDTLAVWAKLGFRFDAICTGFLVSEAQASLLYTYCKAQKEAGTQIFVDPILGDDGKLYNGVAGAAVSYSQKLCSVADVIVPNITEACFLTGAAPKGRYTEEEITEILRQLHTLGAKAVVITSTDLAGQMVTVVQDSPQTPWQALAYEEIPVRFPGTGDLFMAMMVGQYLKTGNLTASVHHAMQVLEQMIRANLHNSDKYKGIPVEQFLEVFCDEKA; this is encoded by the coding sequence ATGCCGGAACAGACTGACAAAAGCACCAAACGGGTCTTGCTCATCAACGATTTGGCCGGTTACGGAAAAGTGGCTCTTTCGGCCATGATCCCGGTTTTTTCCCATCTGCGGTATGACACCTGCAATCTTCCTACTGCATTGGTTTCCAACACGCTGGACTATGGTCACTTTCGCATTCTGGACACCACCGACTATATGCAGGATACGCTGGCCGTATGGGCAAAGCTAGGGTTTCGCTTTGACGCCATCTGCACCGGCTTTCTGGTTTCGGAAGCACAGGCCAGCCTGCTCTATACCTATTGTAAAGCCCAGAAAGAAGCGGGCACACAGATTTTTGTGGACCCTATTCTGGGCGATGACGGAAAACTCTACAACGGGGTGGCTGGTGCCGCCGTATCGTACAGCCAGAAACTTTGTTCCGTGGCAGATGTGATCGTTCCCAATATTACGGAGGCCTGTTTCTTGACAGGAGCCGCCCCCAAAGGCAGGTATACCGAAGAAGAAATCACGGAAATTCTACGTCAGCTGCACACGCTGGGGGCCAAGGCGGTGGTGATCACCAGCACCGATTTGGCGGGACAGATGGTCACCGTGGTACAGGATTCGCCGCAGACACCGTGGCAGGCGCTTGCCTATGAAGAAATTCCTGTGCGTTTTCCCGGCACGGGGGATCTGTTCATGGCAATGATGGTGGGGCAGTATCTGAAAACTGGAAATCTAACCGCCAGTGTACACCATGCTATGCAGGTGCTGGAACAGATGATCCGTGCCAATCTGCATAACAGCGATAAGTATAAAGGGATTCCAGTGGAACAATTCTTGGAGGTATTCTGCGATGAAAAAGCCTAA
- a CDS encoding tyrosine-type recombinase/integrase, protein MASIRKRGQNSYLIVVSRGYDYEGNRLKAAQKTVHPPKDLTPSQCKKWLNEQAVLFEREVRHDPQPVNHAMTLAAYTEHWLRDIAPDKLAASTYSRDQQDIRRILPALGHYKLTDLRKETIRAFYEAMRSEPKLTDGQPLSERSVEGLHNTLCSILSGAVDEGYLTHNPAWRVYKPKGVRKERPVADEETVQKMIAALETQSMKYEVYFKLVLATGMRRGEACGLRWSDIDWRHRTIHVQRTVVKLSGQKIFTKEPKTASGNRRVYISKEMCKLLKAWKQECAWQMEQAEGQTLTEEDYLFRQPSGDPMVPTTFTFRFKKILKENGLPQNLSVHSLRHTNASLLIAQGVDVRTVAGLLGHSQPSTTLDIYAHAFDKTKREAQEKLGKVMRL, encoded by the coding sequence ATGGCAAGCATCCGAAAACGAGGGCAAAACAGTTATCTCATCGTAGTATCCCGCGGCTACGATTACGAAGGGAATCGGCTGAAAGCCGCACAGAAAACGGTACACCCACCGAAAGATCTCACGCCCAGCCAGTGTAAAAAATGGCTGAACGAACAGGCAGTTCTGTTCGAGCGGGAAGTGCGGCACGACCCGCAGCCTGTGAACCATGCCATGACACTGGCAGCGTATACCGAACACTGGCTGCGGGATATCGCCCCAGACAAACTGGCAGCCAGCACCTATTCCCGTGACCAGCAGGATATCCGGCGCATCCTGCCTGCGCTGGGGCATTACAAACTGACCGACCTGCGCAAGGAAACCATCCGTGCCTTCTACGAGGCCATGCGCTCCGAGCCTAAACTGACGGATGGACAGCCGCTATCGGAACGGTCCGTGGAGGGACTGCACAACACACTGTGCAGCATCTTGTCCGGTGCCGTGGATGAAGGCTACCTGACCCATAACCCGGCCTGGCGGGTGTACAAACCCAAAGGCGTGCGCAAAGAGCGCCCGGTGGCCGACGAGGAAACGGTGCAGAAGATGATCGCCGCTCTGGAAACACAAAGCATGAAATATGAAGTGTACTTCAAACTGGTACTGGCCACAGGGATGCGCCGCGGCGAAGCCTGCGGATTACGCTGGTCTGATATTGACTGGAGGCACCGGACCATCCATGTGCAGCGGACGGTGGTCAAACTCAGCGGACAAAAGATCTTTACCAAGGAGCCGAAAACCGCAAGCGGCAACCGGAGGGTGTACATCAGCAAAGAGATGTGCAAGCTGTTGAAAGCGTGGAAGCAGGAATGTGCTTGGCAGATGGAACAGGCAGAAGGGCAGACCCTGACGGAGGAAGATTACCTCTTCCGGCAGCCGAGCGGCGATCCCATGGTCCCCACGACCTTTACCTTCCGTTTCAAGAAAATTCTCAAGGAAAACGGGTTGCCTCAAAACTTATCTGTCCACAGCCTGCGCCATACCAACGCCAGCCTGCTCATTGCCCAGGGCGTGGATGTCCGCACCGTTGCAGGACTGCTTGGTCACTCCCAGCCCAGTACCACACTGGATATCTATGCCCACGCCTTTGATAAAACCAAGCGAGAGGCACAGGAGAAGCTGGGAAAGGTGATGAGGCTATGA
- a CDS encoding HD domain-containing protein, whose amino-acid sequence MMEAKILDYLAWEMLRFNRMDPARMQHLLKVHDFTRMIGQGEQLDEHTQFVAECAALVHDIGIRPAEEKYGASDGKLQEQEGPSHARVLLEKLGLEGADIDRICYLVGHHHTYTGIDGLDYQILVEADFLVNFYEDSLPLEAIQSAYARIFRTKTGKELCRLSYPVKKEEPNAGTD is encoded by the coding sequence ATGATGGAAGCAAAAATACTGGATTATCTGGCATGGGAAATGCTGCGTTTTAATCGAATGGACCCCGCCCGGATGCAGCATCTTCTGAAAGTACATGATTTTACCAGGATGATCGGGCAGGGGGAACAGCTGGACGAACACACGCAGTTTGTGGCAGAATGTGCCGCTCTGGTACACGACATCGGAATCCGTCCTGCGGAAGAAAAATACGGGGCCAGTGACGGAAAGCTGCAGGAACAGGAAGGTCCTTCTCATGCACGCGTACTGTTGGAGAAACTCGGTCTTGAAGGTGCAGATATTGACCGTATCTGCTATTTGGTTGGCCACCACCACACCTATACCGGAATCGACGGGCTGGACTACCAAATTTTAGTGGAAGCGGATTTTCTAGTCAATTTTTATGAAGATTCACTCCCCCTTGAAGCAATACAAAGTGCCTATGCACGGATTTTCCGCACAAAAACCGGCAAAGAGCTTTGCCGACTTTCCTACCCTGTGAAGAAGGAGGAACCGAATGCCGGAACAGACTGA
- a CDS encoding helix-turn-helix transcriptional regulator: protein MDLQGYLDSKNITKYRLSKISGVPKTTIIDICSGKSSLQKCSARTVQQLAKALGCTMEFILSLDAVQGYDRESGLPKRKNYLERGLPAYLQSSLENMIASWKLVDNGKKDYHWDLNWSELNADINSAEVEQEISSEQAWYLREKYLRMKRGD from the coding sequence ATGGATCTGCAAGGCTATCTGGATAGCAAAAACATTACCAAATATCGCTTGTCAAAAATCAGTGGTGTTCCCAAAACAACCATTATAGATATTTGCTCCGGTAAGAGTTCCTTGCAGAAATGTTCTGCCCGGACCGTGCAGCAGCTTGCAAAGGCATTGGGGTGCACCATGGAATTCATCCTGTCTTTGGATGCGGTGCAAGGCTATGACAGAGAAAGCGGTTTGCCGAAACGTAAGAACTACCTTGAACGCGGTTTGCCTGCCTATCTTCAATCTTCCTTGGAAAATATGATCGCTTCCTGGAAACTTGTGGACAATGGAAAGAAGGATTACCATTGGGATCTGAATTGGAGCGAACTGAATGCAGATATCAATTCGGCGGAGGTGGAACAGGAAATCTCTTCTGAACAGGCTTGGTATCTGCGTGAAAAGTATTTAAGGATGAAACGAGGCGATTGA
- a CDS encoding HipA domain-containing protein, whose protein sequence is MIDFTNLPVRNKTYAGANGSKISVLYNNELYMLKFPAAPSINKNMSYANGCISEYLGSHIFAIVGIPVQETLLGTYTKNGKEKIVVACKDFTSGGLVLQDFASLKNTIIDSVHNGYGTELSDIIKTLEEQRAMDPQQLKDRFWDMFIVDALIGNWDRHNGNWGFLYDSRTDEISLAPVYDCGSCLFPQADEEIMKRTLEDPAELELRIFERPLSGIKENGQKIQYFKFISSLKNPDCNKALKRIVPRINMNQIYGLIETPPFLSELQRNFYRTMLRARKERILDFSLQKLRKRERLREQSR, encoded by the coding sequence GTGATTGATTTTACAAACCTTCCTGTACGGAACAAGACGTATGCAGGTGCAAATGGCAGCAAGATTTCCGTGCTATACAACAACGAACTGTATATGTTAAAGTTTCCTGCTGCACCTTCCATCAATAAAAACATGAGCTATGCCAATGGGTGTATCTCAGAATATCTTGGTTCCCATATTTTTGCAATCGTCGGTATTCCCGTACAGGAAACATTACTGGGAACGTATACCAAAAACGGAAAAGAAAAAATTGTCGTTGCCTGTAAGGACTTTACCTCGGGCGGCCTTGTATTGCAGGATTTTGCCTCCCTGAAAAATACGATTATCGACTCTGTCCACAACGGTTACGGCACAGAGCTCAGCGATATTATCAAGACCTTAGAAGAACAGCGCGCAATGGACCCCCAACAACTCAAGGACCGGTTCTGGGATATGTTTATTGTCGATGCCCTCATTGGCAACTGGGACAGACATAATGGTAACTGGGGATTTCTGTACGACAGCAGAACCGACGAAATATCGCTTGCGCCGGTTTACGACTGTGGAAGCTGTCTGTTTCCGCAAGCAGACGAAGAGATCATGAAAAGAACATTGGAAGATCCTGCAGAGTTGGAATTACGAATCTTTGAAAGACCTCTTTCGGGTATCAAAGAAAACGGCCAGAAAATCCAATATTTCAAGTTCATTTCCTCCCTGAAAAATCCGGACTGCAACAAAGCCCTGAAGCGAATCGTTCCCAGAATCAATATGAACCAAATTTATGGTCTGATTGAAACGCCCCCGTTCCTATCGGAGCTGCAAAGGAATTTCTACAGAACCATGCTCCGTGCGAGAAAAGAACGAATCCTGGATTTTTCTCTCCAAAAACTTCGCAAACGGGAACGCCTTCGGGAGCAGAGTCGTTGA
- a CDS encoding aspartate aminotransferase family protein has translation MNPYIQEAKQQFVSVYNRYPIVLDHGDGMYLYDTEGKKYLDFGSGIGVCGLGYHDPQYTRMLHEQIEKLLHTSNLFYNVPAIEAAKLFNQAAGMEQVFFTNSGTEAIEGAIKIAKKYFYDRHHTNCGEIIAMKKSFHGRSMGALSLTGKEAYQTPFGPMIPHIRFAEFNNLDSVRALITENTCAICLETVQGEGGIYPATDTFIQGIRKLCDEHEILMISDEIQCGMGRSGKMFAYQNYSVLPDIVVSAKALGCGVPVGAIGTRGPATGVLGPGDHGTTYGSNPLATAAVVAVFTLYKQYGILSHVTNLAAYLDQALKELAEKKSIIKEIRGLGLMKGIELSVPAKPYIEALQKEGILVIPSGTNVIRLLPPLILEEEHVNILIQALYSLF, from the coding sequence ATGAACCCCTATATCCAAGAAGCCAAACAACAATTTGTTTCGGTGTACAACCGTTATCCCATTGTACTTGACCACGGAGATGGTATGTACCTGTACGATACCGAAGGGAAAAAGTATCTTGATTTTGGTTCCGGTATCGGCGTATGTGGATTAGGATATCACGACCCGCAATATACCCGTATGCTGCATGAACAGATTGAAAAACTGCTGCACACCTCCAATCTGTTTTACAATGTTCCGGCAATTGAAGCGGCCAAACTGTTCAATCAGGCTGCCGGCATGGAGCAGGTATTCTTTACAAACTCGGGTACGGAAGCGATCGAGGGTGCCATCAAAATCGCCAAAAAATACTTTTACGATCGGCACCATACCAATTGCGGCGAAATTATCGCCATGAAAAAGTCCTTTCACGGGCGCTCAATGGGTGCTCTTTCTCTTACGGGCAAGGAAGCCTATCAGACACCTTTTGGTCCGATGATTCCCCATATTCGATTTGCAGAGTTTAACAATCTGGATAGTGTCCGTGCACTGATCACGGAAAACACCTGCGCGATCTGCCTGGAAACCGTACAGGGTGAGGGGGGCATCTATCCTGCCACGGATACCTTTATACAAGGCATTCGGAAACTGTGTGATGAGCATGAAATCCTGATGATTTCCGATGAAATTCAATGCGGAATGGGACGCAGCGGGAAAATGTTTGCCTATCAAAATTACAGCGTTCTTCCTGACATTGTTGTTTCGGCAAAGGCTCTGGGGTGTGGTGTTCCGGTGGGTGCAATTGGAACACGCGGACCTGCAACAGGAGTTCTTGGCCCTGGTGATCACGGAACCACCTACGGTTCAAACCCGCTGGCAACCGCTGCCGTTGTAGCCGTCTTTACTCTGTACAAACAATACGGGATTCTTTCGCACGTGACAAATTTAGCCGCCTATTTGGATCAGGCGCTGAAGGAACTTGCAGAAAAGAAAAGCATCATCAAAGAAATTCGCGGTCTGGGCTTGATGAAAGGCATCGAACTGTCTGTCCCTGCCAAACCCTATATCGAAGCATTACAAAAAGAAGGAATCTTAGTAATTCCATCCGGCACGAATGTAATTCGTCTCCTCCCTCCTCTTATTTTGGAGGAAGAACACGTAAACATCTTGATTCAGGCGCTCTATTCGCTTTTCTGA
- a CDS encoding AAA family ATPase yields MSNELKTYTLQELYAHPMEPISWLAEGLLAPGLYFLGGSPKVGKSWLALQLCLAVCRGESFLGFRTRKSEVLYLALEDGPRRLHARALRLTEEAPAGLHLCGHAPMIGQGLEQQLDRMLAEHPGIRLVIIDTLQKVRMVAGANASYGNDYQDAAALKELADRCNVCLLVIHHLRKMPDEDPFNRLSGTNGLTGAADGTIILIRQKRQEGTALLTATGRDIEDVELTLEFSDCCWSRSCSPDELQLMYLLPSIRQLLAAGGFLGSATELVEKLGQQSALWGPAQLSRYLQSHKDALAAQGILLDTKRSNHKRFLSLCLTESDTGDGNDGCDSGGQARDVPSQPSSPSLTSQAS; encoded by the coding sequence ATGTCAAACGAACTCAAAACCTATACCCTCCAGGAACTCTACGCCCACCCTATGGAACCCATCTCCTGGCTGGCGGAAGGACTGCTGGCGCCCGGCTTGTACTTTCTGGGCGGCTCGCCCAAAGTGGGAAAAAGCTGGCTGGCGCTGCAGCTCTGCTTGGCGGTCTGCCGGGGGGAATCCTTTCTCGGGTTCCGTACCCGGAAAAGTGAGGTACTCTATCTGGCATTGGAGGACGGGCCGCGGCGGCTGCACGCCCGCGCTTTACGCCTGACCGAGGAAGCGCCCGCCGGTCTGCACCTTTGCGGCCATGCACCCATGATCGGGCAGGGGCTGGAGCAGCAGCTGGACCGGATGCTGGCCGAGCACCCGGGCATCCGGCTGGTCATTATTGACACGCTGCAAAAGGTACGGATGGTTGCCGGTGCCAACGCATCCTACGGCAACGATTATCAGGATGCTGCTGCACTGAAAGAACTGGCCGACCGCTGCAACGTCTGTCTGCTGGTCATTCACCATCTGCGTAAAATGCCGGATGAGGACCCTTTCAATCGGCTGTCCGGCACCAATGGCCTGACCGGAGCGGCTGACGGTACCATTATTCTCATCCGACAAAAGCGCCAGGAGGGAACGGCTCTGCTGACGGCTACCGGGCGGGATATCGAAGATGTGGAACTGACGCTTGAATTTTCCGACTGCTGCTGGAGCCGCAGCTGCTCGCCGGATGAGCTGCAGCTGATGTATCTTTTGCCGTCCATCCGGCAGTTACTTGCCGCCGGGGGATTTCTCGGGTCCGCTACAGAGTTGGTGGAAAAGCTGGGGCAACAGAGCGCCTTGTGGGGACCGGCCCAGCTTTCCCGGTATCTTCAAAGCCACAAGGACGCCTTGGCGGCGCAGGGAATTTTGCTGGACACAAAGCGCAGCAACCACAAACGGTTTCTGTCTCTTTGCCTGACAGAAAGTGACACGGGTGACGGCAATGACGGTTGTGACAGTGGGGGCCAGGCACGGGATGTGCCGTCACAACCGTCATCACCGTCACTGACGTCACAGGCATCTTAA
- a CDS encoding Crp/Fnr family transcriptional regulator: MTVTSQELSKMSLFAGIQEEELSPMLHCLQSFEKSYQKGELILLESHAVRNVGLILSGVVHMVKEDEEGSETLILSMKEGELFGESFSCGSHMDARVSFLAAARSTILFLPFHRVIHTCNMTCTFHHRLIENMVRMIGDKNVQLMRKIEIISQKTLREKVLTYLRLQAETQQSQRITVPLGRVELADYLCANRSALTRELAAMKQDGILDYDKNTFVLLKGASPASDCR; the protein is encoded by the coding sequence ATGACGGTCACCTCGCAGGAACTTAGTAAAATGTCGCTGTTTGCAGGTATCCAGGAAGAAGAACTTTCTCCCATGCTCCACTGTCTTCAAAGCTTTGAAAAATCCTATCAAAAAGGAGAACTCATCCTGCTGGAAAGCCATGCCGTGCGTAACGTGGGGCTGATTCTTTCCGGCGTGGTCCATATGGTCAAAGAGGACGAGGAAGGCAGCGAAACGCTGATTCTTTCCATGAAAGAAGGAGAACTATTTGGAGAATCCTTCTCTTGCGGCAGTCACATGGATGCGCGGGTCAGTTTTCTGGCGGCCGCGCGATCTACCATTCTTTTTCTGCCCTTTCACCGTGTGATCCACACTTGTAATATGACCTGCACGTTTCATCACCGGCTGATCGAGAACATGGTGCGGATGATTGGTGACAAGAACGTACAGCTCATGCGTAAAATTGAAATCATCTCCCAAAAAACGCTTCGGGAAAAAGTTCTGACCTATCTTCGATTGCAGGCAGAGACACAACAGAGCCAGCGCATCACTGTCCCGCTGGGAAGAGTGGAACTCGCGGACTATCTTTGTGCCAATCGAAGCGCGCTGACCAGAGAACTGGCGGCCATGAAGCAGGACGGAATTCTCGATTATGACAAAAATACGTTTGTACTGTTGAAAGGAGCGTCGCCGGCATCAGATTGCCGA
- a CDS encoding TIGR04076 family protein: MKKPKITITLVDQKGTQGCHRGHRIGDSFDFDTQRGELCPMAMHVAFPYVDILRYGGKLPSQPDGSIRFCCPDVDVINVFKIQVEEGTE; the protein is encoded by the coding sequence ATGAAAAAGCCTAAAATCACCATCACATTGGTGGACCAAAAAGGAACTCAGGGCTGTCACCGGGGTCATCGTATCGGAGATTCCTTTGATTTTGATACCCAGCGAGGAGAGCTTTGCCCTATGGCTATGCATGTAGCATTTCCCTACGTGGACATCCTGCGGTATGGCGGCAAGCTTCCCAGCCAGCCCGATGGTTCCATCCGCTTCTGCTGCCCGGATGTAGATGTGATCAATGTGTTCAAAATCCAGGTCGAGGAGGGTACGGAGTAA
- a CDS encoding PTS transporter subunit EIIC — translation MDNRKVAQQVIEHLGGKENITNALHCVTRLRFNVKEDAKVNGAAIEAIDGVMGMQIKNGQYQIIIGPMVADVFLEVEDLLGHSGSEAPKTRMGNVLDIITGIFSAILPALVAGGMLKGILAMLEAMGMSSGGGTWTVFSVISDVPFYFLPFLLAVSAARKFKVNEYLGLCVAGALMYPTFVDAVGAAENPFSFLGITIPVFSYASSVFPVVLGVGLLAIVYHFVDRFIPDVLKMVVVPMVSLVVTIPVTYLVLAPLGNYGGLALANGIVWLFSSLGPVAGFLLGFFMPLIVLCGMHQSTSPIQISNIATLGYDYLLPVSFCHNMAESGAAMGAALRMKDSKMRAAAMSTSFSAFLGISEPALFTVQVVNRTPLIAAMIGNGVGGALTVILGVKCFGFVMPGITSLPVYAGSDGTLTNLLLMVVCILVSWAVSCVVSFVLGGHIARKNKS, via the coding sequence ATGGATAACCGCAAAGTTGCACAACAGGTGATCGAACACCTGGGTGGAAAAGAAAACATCACCAACGCGCTGCATTGTGTCACGAGGCTGCGCTTTAATGTAAAAGAGGATGCCAAGGTAAATGGGGCGGCCATTGAAGCCATTGACGGCGTCATGGGGATGCAGATCAAGAATGGCCAGTATCAGATCATCATCGGTCCCATGGTGGCGGATGTGTTTCTGGAAGTGGAGGACCTGCTGGGACACAGCGGTTCCGAAGCGCCCAAGACCCGGATGGGCAATGTGTTGGATATCATTACAGGCATCTTCTCTGCCATTCTGCCCGCACTGGTAGCAGGCGGTATGCTCAAGGGCATTCTGGCTATGCTGGAGGCCATGGGGATGTCCTCCGGCGGAGGAACCTGGACAGTATTCAGCGTCATCTCTGATGTTCCGTTCTATTTTCTGCCATTCCTGCTGGCTGTGTCCGCCGCAAGAAAATTCAAGGTCAACGAGTATCTGGGACTTTGCGTAGCGGGCGCACTAATGTATCCCACCTTTGTGGATGCGGTTGGTGCGGCGGAAAACCCCTTCTCTTTCTTGGGAATCACCATTCCGGTATTCAGCTACGCAAGTTCGGTATTTCCGGTAGTGCTGGGTGTTGGCCTGCTGGCCATTGTATACCACTTTGTGGATCGCTTTATTCCCGATGTTCTCAAAATGGTCGTTGTGCCCATGGTATCTCTTGTGGTAACCATTCCCGTCACCTACCTGGTGCTGGCCCCTCTGGGCAACTACGGTGGTCTGGCGCTGGCAAACGGCATCGTCTGGCTTTTCTCTTCACTGGGACCGGTAGCCGGCTTCCTGCTGGGCTTCTTTATGCCGCTCATTGTGCTGTGTGGTATGCACCAATCTACTTCTCCAATTCAGATCTCCAATATTGCCACCTTGGGGTATGATTATCTTCTGCCCGTTTCTTTCTGCCACAATATGGCAGAATCCGGTGCCGCCATGGGCGCTGCACTGCGAATGAAAGATTCCAAAATGCGTGCTGCTGCTATGAGTACCAGTTTTTCGGCATTTCTCGGTATTTCCGAGCCGGCACTGTTCACGGTGCAGGTGGTGAATCGAACCCCGTTGATCGCAGCCATGATCGGCAACGGTGTGGGCGGTGCCTTGACTGTGATCCTGGGGGTGAAGTGCTTCGGCTTTGTGATGCCCGGTATTACGTCGTTGCCTGTATATGCAGGTAGTGATGGTACTCTGACAAATCTTCTGTTGATGGTAGTTTGCATCCTGGTCAGCTGGGCTGTCAGCTGTGTGGTCAGTTTTGTGCTGGGTGGGCATATCGCCAGAAAGAACAAATCCTGA